The following proteins are co-located in the Engraulis encrasicolus isolate BLACKSEA-1 chromosome 2, IST_EnEncr_1.0, whole genome shotgun sequence genome:
- the atp5mf gene encoding ATP synthase subunit f, mitochondrial, with amino-acid sequence MADKPVALAEKRLMDVKLGEFFSWIGTKNLSPIAAVKSGHDKYYNKYINVKKGGIGGIAMLLTGYIAMSYLWEYDHLKHDRWRKYH; translated from the exons ATGGCGGACAAACCAG TGGCCCTGGCCGAGAAGAGGCTAATGGACGTCAAGTTGGGAGAATTCTTCTCCTGGATTGGCACCAAGAACCTCTCACCCATCGCGGCTGTTAAAAGCG GTCATGACAAATACTACAACAAGTATATCAATGTGAAGAAGGGTGGCATTGGAGGTATTGCCATGCTCCTGACAGGATATATTGCGATGAGCTACCTTTGGGAATATGATCACCTCA AGCATGACCGCTGGAGGAAGTACCACTGA